atataaaagaaagGATAATGTTTGTTATTGCAGTGTATGTAAagagaaagaaaaaaatatgagAGAAGATTTATTAGTtgttaaatataatgaatatcCGATTAGATTACCTGATCCTTTGAATCttctatatttattaatatctCGAAAACTTTGGAAAGCagtaaaatattttttctttttctattACTTATTCaaggtaaaaaaaaaaaaatatatatatatatatatttatttatttatttatttatatatacattaattcattatttattattttttttttttatttcattttattttttagtGTACCCTTttgaaattattatttcaaCGATATGGAAAGAGGCCAACACGacaaattattattaaaagcaaaaaagaaagaactcaagaaatatgtttttatcctataaaagaagaaaataaaaaggcATATGTGAATTATAAAGATGAGCCCCATTTgataaataagaaaaaatgtATGTGTGTTGATTGTTATTGTAAGAATTGTAATAATCTGTCAGATATTCCAAATGAATGTACTTgttcaaaaataaatgaagataCAAATAATGATATGATAAACATATctgaaatattttatcgtttcattaaatttataacaataattgaaatatatttgtgtgTAATAGAGGAAATTAAAATGGAAGAGTGGGAAAAAAAGAAACCAAACttttttatgatttttGTAGAAGAAATTGAAGAGATCGACGATATAAaagatgatataaataataagaacAATGATGCTATTATATTCTATGGTCATCGAGataagagaaaaaaaacaaaaaaaagaaaaaaaaataataaaataaatgaaataaataattgtGATGAGGACTGTCATATTAattcaatatataacataaaagataatgaagaaaatgttaataaaataaaaaaaagatatgaaaagaaagagaaaaaaaaggtaACAATTCCTAAAAGTAATGAACAATTAATTGATGAgtgtttaaaaaaaagaaatgatttaatgaaaaatatttatgatgaaaagataaatataaggAATGATAAATTgtatgatgaaaaaaatgaaaaacTTGAAGAAACAAGTAAAAAAGAACAATCAAATGagtataataataaggattattattttccagtggaggataaaaaaaatgttatttttttaaatatattcaataaatataataaattctggaaagaattaataaagaaaaagaattGTATGCTAGAATTATGgagaaaagaaaaatggTTCCaagaattaaaagaaagatggataaatgaagaaaaatatattttacatgaacaagataaagaaaaagaaaaatacCTGAACAGGTCAGgtgataaaaatgaaaatttgCACAcagaaaaaagaaaaaaaaatataaacagCAAAAgagatgataataataataataataaaaatgatgatgatgatggtgatagtaataattattatgataatgttgcaaacaaatttttaaaaaggaAAGAAATAGTATGGAGAATAATTATACaaaacattttattaaatttagAAATATGGGATAAGTATGAATGGTTTAATTTGTTAGTAGAAGAAAAAGCAAGCTCATTTGATATTTTTCAATTGTTtgattttaaaaatgatgtatattttttaaatgataatttattcgacaataatatgttatattgTGCAAGTACCAAAAATTATGGTGTTATGgaaaatgataatgatgatgataaaataatgaaaatacaaaatttaaatgagaaattaaaaaatggaaaagctgaatttaaagatatattatcatatttacatacatatatgttGGATGATTGTAAAAGAGatgaattaataaaagagaaagaattgcttttaaaaatatgtacagaagaaataataaaaaagctggaagaaaatgaaaaaaaataatatatacccatttaaatatttaaaagatggaaaaatttttatgtgttgaaggatatagaaaataaaaatatttcatataaagAGTGAAGAAAAaggataaaaataaataaataaatatatatatatgtaataatttttgtaaattttttttttttttttttattcgtacaattaatatatatatatatatatatatatatatatatatttttttttttttttttttttttttttttttttttttttttttttttttttttttttttttattttattttattttatttttttttattttattttttatttaattaacAATAACGTTCAAGtttaacatattatttttttaaatgaaatacaaatttttaaatatatacaaaaaggttaaaaaaaaataaatgaaatgaaaaaaaatgaaatgtGGATAGCACAAAAtgaaacaaatatattaattatataaaatattaaattatgaaaaaaaagaaagcATATACAcaatacataaatatatatatatatatatatatatatttatatgtcTTACATTTTGATagttatataatttttgttttattcAAAATGCAATATTTGtcttaatattttttctgAGTAAAGATCAGCAATGCGATATCCTTTATCTAATGAATTATTAAGATATGGcgataaaatatatgatataagAGGTAGTGAAATGATAAAACCAAGAAGTCCAAGAAGGGTGGTTATGAtcatattttcattttttagatttaatgaagataatattaCAACTGTGAAAACTAAAGAAATAGTTGATAAGAATGCAGCTACACACGTAATCACCCTATATTTCTTTTCAGTGGATCtcatttgtttttttaaatgagTTATATCATTGTGAATTTTTATGactttaaaaaatgtacTCATAAAATCTTTATATTCATGAtgtttaaaatatttctttacTTGTTGAAATAATTTCTGTTCTTTTACTGGATCATGAGAACTATTTACATACAATTTTATAAGCATTTTCATATGTTCATGCATTTCTTGTTTTTGTTCTTCAGTTTTCAACAAATTTGAATCATAGTTATTATCATTTGCTCCATATTTTAAGGGCTCACCTTCATCACTATAAGATAACGAATTTTCAGATAGACATCTGGAATTTTTTAGGTAACCACCTGAACAATTCAGGCAAAATTTATGTGAATTGTAATTTTGGTTATCTTTTTTCTGAACACCACCctgaaaaaaaaaaaaaaaaaaaaaaaaaaaatacatatatgtatatacatatatatatatatgaaaataactatatatgaattctaaatatgtaaaatatgtataatataagaatatagTTTATGTGACAAAATTTTAGGATATCATTTTCTTAACTTACATGATTAGAGGAGAATATCAATAGGAAGATGAAAAGAGTAAAAGAAATAGTCCTAATATAAATGTTCATTGTAAAATTCTGgtgatatattaaaaaaataaataggTATAATGgtttaaaagaaaaaaaaaaaaaaaaaaaggaagaaaaaaaaaattaaaaaaaataaaataaaaaaaaaataaaataaaataaaaataaaataaaataaaataaaaataatgaaaaaatgaaaaaatgaaaaatgGTTCAACTTTTTTCctaaaatataaaaaataaaaaagtagaatataaaaaatatatatatatatatatatataatattattattatgttacaaaatatattaattatatgtttacatttatttatttaaaaaaaaaaaaatatatatatatttatctataatattctttttcttaattttgattgtacttttattttttatattgttatcacatgtatataatatgatatatatttaccCTTATTTCCTTAGTTAAGTAGCACTAATAAATTTGAGTACAGTTAGGACAAAGGAAAATACATctgaaaaatataaaatttttgtatgcaaaaaaaaaaaaaaaaaaaaaaaaaaaaaaaaaaaaaaaaaaaaaaaaaaaaaaaaaaaaaaaaaaaaaaaattttttattttattaaaaaaaaaataaaaatttaaaaaaataaaatttttaaataNNNNNNNNNNNNNNNNNNNNNNNNNNNNNNNNNNNNNNNNNNNNNNNNNNNNNNNNNNNNNNNNNNNNNNNNNNNNNNNNNNNNNNNNNNNNNNNNNNNNNNNNNNNNNNNNNNNNNNNNNNNNNNNNNNNNNNNNNNNNNNNNNNNNNNNNNNNNNNNNNNNNNNNNNNNNNNNNNNNNNNNNNNNNNNNNNNNNNNNNNNNNNNNNNNNNNNNNNNNNNNNNNNNNNNNNNNNNNNNNNNNNNNNNNNNNNNNNNNNNNNNNNNNNNNNNNNNNNNNNNNNNNNNNNNNNNNNNNNNNtattttttatttatattatatttatttaaaaaaaaatataaatatgaaattaatttatcatttattaataaaataaaaaataaaaataaattaaaaaaaaaaaaaaaaaaaaaaaaaaaaaaagtaaaaaaaaaaaattattataaaaaaaaaaaaaaaaaaaaaaaaaaaaaaaaaaaaaaaaaaaaaaaaaaaaaaaaaaaaaaaaacaagaatgaaaaaggattgtatgttttttattttatttaaaagaaattaaatattttagGAAATACagtatatacatacatacatatatatatatatatatatattaaataattttatattattttaatatattaaataattttatattattttaatattatattatttttaaaagaaattaaatattttagGAAATACagtatatacatacatacatatatatatatatatatatatttatattaataataataagaaatttttgttatgatataattataCGAAATATGGTTAATTATTTTgacatattttttcatcatataattatagataataattttgtgAACAAAATTTTCTCTAAAAGGATAATCTTAATTTCatgataaattaataaaaataaaaataaatggttacctttattttaatattaaaattatgaattatatataattatatatataatatgataaagatacataaaaatttatagagtttaatgatataataaaatatgttgCCAATTTCTACATTATTGGAATATAACTATTTTTCCCCttttttgatttttaagatcttataaatatatatatatatatatatatatattttaattaatttttttttttttttttttttttttggaaaagaaaaaaataatgttacaatttattttcatttttttttttttttaaagaatacaaaaaaaaaaatataaaatataaaatataaaaatgaagtATTTTCACAAAATAATTTGACTGGAGCTTTTGGAGAGGGAAAAGAAATACTAAAATacttaataataataataataaaatgatccacgtattatattaaaaaatataatattatatttttaatattaaaaaaaagtaaaataaaaaaaat
This window of the Plasmodium gaboni strain SY75 chromosome 1, whole genome shotgun sequence genome carries:
- a CDS encoding exported protein (hyp8) produces the protein MNIYIRTISFTLFIFLLIFSSNHGGVQKKDNQNYNSHKFCLNCSGGYLKNSRCLSENSLSYSDEGEPLKYGANDNNYDSNLLKTEEQKQEMHEHMKMLIKLYVNSSHDPVKEQKLFQQVKKYFKHHEYKDFMSTFFKVIKIHNDITHLKKQMRSTEKKYRVITCVAAFLSTISLVFTVVILSSLNLKNENMIITTLLGLLGFIISLPLISYILSPYLNNSLDKGYRIADLYSEKILRQILHFE